The Culex quinquefasciatus strain JHB chromosome 2, VPISU_Cqui_1.0_pri_paternal, whole genome shotgun sequence genome contains the following window.
ATTTATTAATCAATCACTCCCGAAAATAAAGGCCTACCTGCTGTGTCGCGCTGTGCGCCAACTGCATCGTCACCAGCAGCTTCACCATGAACGGAAGGTACCAGACAGCGTAGTTCACAACTTCACCGAGGATTTCCCCCAGCGACGAGCGTCCGAGCGAGCTGCCCAGTAGTTGGTACATTTGGAGCGTTTGAATGGTTCCCTCGAAGAAGCTCAGCGCTATGAAGAACAGCACGGGCAGTCCGAGGGACTTTGTGAGCAGGTGGGGTAGCTGCAGGATGCGGAAGTAGTGTTGAGCTTGTAGTCGGATGTCTCTTCCGTTGCGGATTGATTCGGCAATGCGCTCACTGGCGATGGTTAGCTCAGCACGAATCCTAACCACGAGCGTGTTGAACAGTATCAAGTACATGTCGTTGATGGTGCTAAAAACACAGAACATCAAGTTGAATCCCACTAGATACAGGTCTTTGGAAAAGTCCAAACGAAGAATCGAGATTCCGTAAGTAAAAATCAGGTTCAAAGCTATGTTTAGAACTATAAAAAGCCTGACGCGATACCGGATTGTCTCTTGCCAAGTTTGACGAATTGCACTCATCAAATTGAACAGTTTTAAGGTATTCTTCTTTTGACGCACTCCATTCAAAATCATACTGTAACACCAGAAGAAACTGAGCTCACTGTCGATGACTATCAAAAGGGTAAACATTTTTCCGTACCCAGCGTATCCATCTGCTGGTATTTGCAGGTTGCGCCACGTATAAACCCCCGTCAACACGGTTAAAAACGCCGCATTTGCTAATATGACAACACTATAAGTCTTCAGGGCACGATATCGATTcgttttcttatcaaaataaaccGCGGAATGGGCCAACCAGTTGCAAATTCGTAAAATGTCTTCCAAAGAGTCCAACCGGACCATTGCTGAACGTTACGTATTACCGTATGTTTTGTTTGTTGGTAAGTTTTATTGATCTCTAACCATAACAAGCACTTTTGGACAAGATAAACACTGTTATTTACTCATGCTCTGTTGTAGCCAATTACAATCTGATTAATTCAGGGAAATTACATTGAATCCGGACTTCCGCGAAAAGCAATCAAGATTCAGCTGTTTCATTGCAGAGTATAGAAAATGTTGTCTAACAGATTTCCCCTCGCATCCTTCCAGACTAGTGAGTTAGATTTTTTAGAGTGGTCACCGAGTGGCAATGAGTTTATGATTACCGATAATATGTCCGCCGACACCCTGCTGTCCACGTTGGCGCAATATCCGTTTCCCGATTCGAGAGAAATTGGTAGGTGCTTCCGACTTGAAACGCGTCGTACTTTTTTTCACCAATTTGTCTTTGCAGCGCGCGGTGCCGGTCGTGCCGACTTTATCCAACCGAGCTTGGGCCCACTGCAACCCAACTTTGACGATTTGATGGACCTGGACCTGGATTTTCTCAACTTTCCCAGGCTACCACCGGTCCCGGAAGAGGGCTCGGAAGATATTCTGAAGGCGATTGAGTACAACTATCCTTCAGGTTGGTGGCATTcttgtaattttgaaatgaagTACTCATTGTTTGTCTCTGAACAGGATCCAATCAGATGAACAGTAGCGGTAGCATCCAGGAGATTACCGACGCACCGGGTGCGTTgtcccagcagcagcaactcccTTCCAATCGACCCAGTGGCGGCGGTTCCAACTCTGTGATTACGGGCCCGTTGACGGCCATGAGTATAggtcagcagcaacaacaacaagctCCCGCTACGATCCACTATTCGGCCAAGGTTTTCTCTCAAAACTTGAACGCTGGTGGGGCCGCCAACGCGGCCAGTTCCGTTCAGCAACAGCAGCTAAACAACGTACTTGGGTCGTATCTGGCCAATCAGTTAGTGGCGGCAAACGTACCTGCAAACACCAATCCTAGTGAGCAGTCGCAGCAGATTGGGTTGCTGTCCGGGGCGGACGAGCTTGGCAAAGAGTCTAAGCCGAAGTTCTCCCGGGCGTTTCCGAAGATTTTGGGGTAAGATTTTGAATAGGGTTTCAATGTATTCGAGGTTTAATACAATATTGTGTTTCAGACGAGAACCCCACAACTACGACAAGTGTGCTCCTACGACGCATCAGACGATGGCTTACGCCATGGTTTCGCAGCCTAATTTGAGCCAAAACGTGCTCCACAACCCCTACGGTTATCAGCTCCCCCAGGGAGGAATCATTCAAATGTCTGGGACGCCAGCCACTCAGAACCTGTTGAACTATAACTTGCTTCAGCAGTCCCAGCCTTCCGGGCCGAATCCCATGAATCTTTCCAACACCGGCATGGTCGGAGCAAGCAATTTGCAGGCCATGAACGCGAAGCTTCTAACGCACAGTCAGTCGTTGCCGGTGCAGCAGAACCAACAGCCCAACCTACAAAAGCCCCAACCACGCTCAAACTCAATGCCGGTGGCCCAAAACTACCCACCAATTTCCCCGCCCGGTGGCATGCAAGAACCGTACAAGGGATCGCTACATCCGACGCAGACTTCGAGCTACAAGTCGTACCACAACCACCAACCGCAGCCGTACAAAATTCCCTCTCAAACGATGGGCGGCTACGGCGGAGGCAGCCGGAGTATGCGACACGCTTCGCCTCCCCACGGCCATCAAGTGCAGGCGGCGGCCatccaacaacagcaacaacaacaaccccaGCAACCCTGCCTGGAACAGTCCCAGCAGCAGCTTCAAGATCTCCAACTGCAACAGcagcaccaacaacaacaacaacagcaaactTCCCCCCAGCAAAAGCGGCTTCCTCCCCATCCCACGAAGGAAATGTTCCGCTCCAACAGTTTGCCAATCAACGCGACGTTCCCCTTACCCCCGAAAAACGAGGAGAACTTTGCCGTTCCCCGGCTGCAGTCGTCCAAGGCGCCTCATCCCGCAAAACTGCGCGGCCGCAGCAACTCGATGATcctcaagcagcagcagcaacaacaacaacaacagggtCAAATGGGCATCTCGGGGACGAATCTGCTGCCGGCGTTGCACAGCACCACCAGCGAACCGGTGCTCAACGTGGGAACCAGCGCCCTGCTGGCCCAACTGCTCACCACAACCAGTGCAAGCACCTTGCTCAACATGAAGCAGCACAGCTCTTCGTCCAGTGCCATCGGCAGCTTATCGCCGCAGCAATCCCATATtgctcaacagcagcagcagaagcagcagtcTCAAATGTGCCAACAGGTTTCGCTGGGCAGCCCAATCTCGCCGGCCTCGTCCCAGCTGCAACTGAACCAGAGCAGCtctcaccagcagcagcagcagcagcacagctCGGTACTGACGTTTGCAGCCTCAACGTCCTCGGCCGGGTCGTCTGGGGGACTGTCGACGGAGTCGATGGCGCTCGATCTGGACTCGCCGATGCTCGGACTGGAGGGTAACAACAGCAACAGTAGCAGTGGAAGTGGCGTGGGTAACAAGTTCCACCAGCAGCAGGCGCGCAGTGAAAGCCAGCGGCGGTCGGGGCACATTCATGCCGAGCAGAAGCGGCGGTACAACATTAAGAACGGGTTCGATATGCTGCACTCGCTGATTCCGCAGCTGCAGCAGAATCCGAACGCGAAGGTATGAGTTGGGTGTTATTTATTGAACCAGCATGCATTTGAATTTGTATGACTGACATATgccgaaattaccaaaaatgatcaaaattaccaaaatggtcaaaattaccaggatgaccgaaatgacaaaaatgctaaaatgatcaaaatatccagagtgaccaaaatggccaaaatatcaaaaatgaccaaaatggcctgAATGACcagaattaccaaaatgaccaaaattaccagaaTGACCAATATCACCAAAATTACCATTATGACCTAAAAGACCTTAGTGatcaaaatgcccaaaatggccaaaaagaccaaaatgacctgaataaccaaaataaccaaaatggccTAAGTGGCCATATTAACAAAAAAGGCcagaataaccaaaatgaccaaaatggccaaatattcaaaaaatgaccaaaatggtctaaatGTCCCAAATggccagaatgaccaaaatgacaaaaattatcaaaatggccaaaatgctctgaatgaccaaaattacttaAATGATCATAATGGCAAAAATGGCCAGACTGGCCAAAATAGACAAAGAggccaaagtgaccaaaatggccagaatgatcaaaatgaccaaaatagacaaaatatctagaaagaccaaaatgacaaaaattaccagaatggccaaaatatccaaaatggccaaaatatccaaaatggccaaaatgaccaaaatggcctgaatgaccaaaattaccaaaataaccaaaatggtcaaaatgaccaaaatggcctgaatgaccaaaattaccaaaattatcaaaatgaccaaaataccaaaatagtcaaaattaccAATATTACCAAAATGGCCTAAGTGGCCATAATAACTAAGATGACCAGGATCACCAAAATgggcaaaatatcaaaaattaccaaaatggtctgaataaccaaaattacaaaaatgaccgaaatgaccagaatgaccaaaaaggACAaagtggccaaaatgaccaaaatggccagaatgaccaaaatgacaaaaaatatcaaaatggcaaaaatatCCTAAATGGGCAGAATGGCCAAAATGCCctgaatgaccaaaattaccaaaatgaccaaaatgaaaaaaaaactgccaaaGTGGCCAAAATTGTCTGAataaccaaaatggtcaaaatgactaaaatgaccaaaattaacagaataaccaaaattaccaatatgaccaaagtggccaaggtggccaaaatgatcaaaatgaccgaaatatccaaaatgactaaagggaccatccataaaccacgtggacacctgagggggggggggggtatggcgattgtccatgctTAAGGCTACCAATTCTTGCtgagaaaaaatccgtacactttgccgatatgactgTCAATgtattatttagataaattgaatttaatatatttgagaactaaaaatataaaactgtgtcgtttttacagcatgctacattagggtgtaatatggttgtatggaaaaaaatgaagttgtccaaatttagcgagcacagcaatttttcagttccttttggggtcctaaacaactccccaaagtttgggaaggattggtttagtcctcactttgcgcaaagcgattcaattttccatataaatttgtatgggaaaaaccatttttttggatttcgatatttataaaatccacgtttcacgctgtactaaaaccggattcatattcggatgctctggaaggtgctctacaactttcccgaagagagtatggtgctaacttgctcctaaaaaaagatacagcgtgttcaaaactcgtctaaaacgtgttttttgctcgaaaatcacgttttagacgagttttgaggacgctgtatcttctttcagggacatgctagcaccatactcttttcgggaaagttgtagagcacctttcagagcatccgaatatgaatccggattTAGTTCAgcttgaaacgtggattttataaataccaaaattcaaaaaaatggtttttcccatacaaatttatatggaaaattgaatcgctttgcgcaaagtgaggactaaaccaatcatgcccaaactttggggagttgtttaggaccccaaaaggaactggaaaagtgctgtgctggaaaatcgattttgatattacaccctaatgctacatgctatcagagtgcttatgacttgcacgtttaaaagtattcataaaataacccgtaatttgaatcaaatcattatgttcttcatttttttttgttaaacgtttaaaagtttacgaaatgtcaattttgtttatcgttcttagtgttttcacgaacaattttccagagttttttttattgaaaaggtcttaaaacatgtaaaacataacattttataggacctttaaaaaaactctagatttgttaattcaaatgttcaaatgttttaacaagttttagaaagcctttggaaatggataaatatatttagtaaggaatttctaaaagaacaattccagagtttttataggtcctatcaacatatgaaagacaatagttcaaaaactctagaattattgataatcaagtttgaattgaggaaaccctagaaaactctccctttttaaatcaaacttacagaaaaataaaaatttctagttaacaaaagcttcgaccaaatcaaaaaagcaattcaatgattaaaaagttgttaaattccgtacaaatccgtattatgcgtaaaattccctacacaaattccggcctgttaaaaatccgcgaagaggttcgaaaatccgtatggtaaggaaaaaatccgtacagttggtagccttatccatgctccatacaaaaaagattttttttgtatggacaattgtccgagaggggggggggggttcgagattaccaaaaaagtgtccacgtggtttatgaatggccccaaaattaccaaataaacaaaatgaccaaattaggAGAAACGGCCAAAAAGCCGagatgaccaaaattaccaaaatgactaaaatgaccaacatgaccagaatgacctaaatgaccaaaggCCAAAGTGACAGAAATGACAAAAaggccaaaatgactaaaatgacccaaatggctgaaatgaccaaaatgaccaaaattgtagaaatggaaaaaaagaccaaaattaccaaaatggccaaaatatccaaaatgaccaaaatggcctgaaagaccaaaattactaaaatgaccagaatgaccaaaaaggACAAAGtggccaaaataaccaaaatggccagaatgaccaaaatgacaaaaattatcaaaatggccaaaatatccaaaatgaccaaaattgccagaatgaccaaaatgaccaaaacggcctgaatgaccaaaattaccaaaatgaaaaaatgccaaagtggccaaaatggcttgaatggccaaaatggtcaaaatgactaaaatgaccaaaatgaccagaatgacctaAATggctaaaatgatcaaaatgatcaaaactaccaaataacaaaaaataccaaaataggagaaatggcaaaaaagccgagatgaccaaaattaccaaaatgactaaaattaccaacATGACCAGAATGACCTGAATGACCAATATGgcaaaaacgaccaaaatggtcaaaatgaccaaaattatcaaaatggccaaaatatccaaaatggccagaatgaccaaaataaccaaaatggccTGAAtgcccaaaattaccaaaatagaaaaaaaatgccaaagtggccaaaatggcttgaatgaccaaaatggtcaaaatgactaaaattaccaaaatgaccaaaatgaccaaaatgaccagaatgaccaaaattaccagaatgaccaaaattaccaatatgGCCAAAATATCCAGAATGAactaaatggccaaaatgaccaaaaagatctaaatgaccgaaatgtctaaaatgactaaaattaccaaaatgaccaaaatgaaaaaaatgccaaagtggccaaaatggccaaaaaggcttgaatgaccaaaatggtcaaaatgaccagaatgaccaaaattaccaatatgGCCAAAGTGGTCAAAATGCCCAGAATCACCTAAATggctaaaatgatcaaaatgatcaaaactacCAAataactaaaatgaccaaaataggagaaatggcaaaaagccgagatgaccaaaattaccaaaatgactaaaatgaccaaaatggtcaaaatgaccaaaattatcaaaatggccaaaatatccaaaataacCGAAATggccataatgaccaaaataaccaaaatggccTGAAtgcccaaaattaccaaaatagaaaaaaatgccaaagtggccaaaatggcttgaatgaccaaaatggtcaaaatgactaaaattaccaaaatgaccaaaatgaccagaatgaccaaaattaccaatatgGCCAAAATATCCAGAATGAcctaaatggccaaaatgaccaaaaagatcaaaatgaccgaaatgtctaaaattactaaaattaccaaataacaaaaatgaccaaaatagtagaaatggcaaaaaagccgagatgaccagaatgaccaaaatgaccttaATGACCAAAGGCACAGACAGAAATAAccaaaaatgccaaaatgactaaaatgaccaaaatgactaaaatgaccaaaatgactaaaataaccaaaatgactaaaatgaccaaaattgtaGGAATGgcaaaaacgaccaaaatgaccaaaaaggcctaaatggccaaaatgaccaaattaaaATATTCCTAAGGCTCTTTACAAACCTAGAATGACCTATTTCAAACCCCACTCCAGCTAAGCAAAGCGGCCATGCTGCAGAAGGGCGCCGAGTACATTAAGCAGCTCCGCGTGGAACGGTCCGCCACAAACGAAAAGATGGACGCCCTGCGGAGGGAAATCGATACGCTCAACAACTCGCtgaagtaagttttttttcttcttctaatAACGCTAATGGAGTGTGTTGACGTGTGACGGCTGATCATTTTAATCAATTAACAGCAACCTGCAGACGGCACTCCCGGCAAGTGGTGCCCCGGTGTCGCGCCAGCGGACGGGACGCGTCAAGGAGCTGTACCAGCAGTACGTGCGACAGCGGACGCTCGACAACTGGAAGTTCTGGATTGTTAGTATTGCTTGATTGGTTTTAGGATGATTGGTATTAAttatgaatttaatttatttatttttagtttggctTGATATTTGAACCGTTGATGAACACCTTCAACCAGACGGTTTCGGTCGCCAGTTTGGACGAGATGTGCCGATCGTCGCAGCTGTGGGTTGACCAGCACTGTTCGCTGGTGGAGCTGAGGCCAGGTTGGTATCGCTTGAACAAGTTTCGAACAGTTTGAacagttttttgcatttttttcttcagCGGTTTCAAACAAGTTGCGCCAACTGTCGACGACGACGGACATCCTGTCGGATCCGCCTACCTCGCTACAGGAAGAGGTGTTGAAGGCCGTGGCCACGACGATGCCGGCCCTTCCCGGTtctagcagcagcagccgctGCGGCAGCAACGCCAACAGTCCCAAGCAGGGCTCCAGCGGAATGCAGTGAGTTTTGTTTTCCTTTTGTTATCCTACCTCTAaatcaattttcatcaattaAATATGACACACACAATTGCTACGTACGATAGTCTAAGGAGAGTCCCATTTTGCTTATTTCAAACTATTTCAAGAACGGAACCACACTCGTTTTGAGGCGTGTTTGTCCCCGCAGACCCTGACAGTGAGATGGCGACGTTTCCACCGAGTGCCTTCGGTTCAAGTGGCTTTTACCCCAAGTAACTCACAGCAGTGTGCGGTGAGGGTGACCACCAAGTTCGTTACCTGAGAGATTACAATACCCTTTCCCACTATACACTCACACACATACAGGACAAAAAGTTGTGCCCGCCGCACCACGTTAAAGCATTTTCTGTTTAGTTCGCtccattgaagaaaaaaaaacaaaatcgttaTACAATAACCCGTCGAATATCATTGCCTGGCGGTGCATTGCTGTACGCTAGATTTTAGtttccgtttctgttactttattttttaaattaacttttttttgccaaattaaaTAGCTGCTAAGACATAGGACGAAATTGGCCGTTACTTTGCGTTGTTACAAATGCGCGTTTGTTCGAAACGGACCAGAGTCAGGAAGAGAATGCGAATTTAGTAATTTGTTAACTACACTGTACTAGAAAAGAGGTTTGAATgaaagagagagtgagagaaCGAGCGTTATCGTTAATTTTATTACACTAACTTGTTTGGATAGTGATAGAGATTAATATACAGAGCACCGGACTAAGAAGTAAGGATACAAGAAGaggaatatatatttttgtgaaaCGTTTACAGCGTGGTGTTGTGAAATCTATCCGAACGTTCCCTTTTGTCCTTTCTGGGTCAAGATGACATTTTATTCGATTATTGGCCAAATCGTTTGTGACagcaaacttcaaaatttgaatgattagaataaatgcactgaagaaaataatttaaactctATGTTGAACTCGTGTTGTTACCACCTCCATTTTGGTTAGTGAAATCATTTTCCAACTGCTTAAACTGAATCAAAATCACTAAATAAGTTACGATGGAGCTAAAtacctaaaaaacaaaaaaatagtatactcgataattgaaaattaatcttTCAATAccgtataaataacactgttGTCAATGTCGAAGAATCCGTACGCGGAAAACTTCTTCTTCTGGTGAAGATTCTTCAGCAGAAACTTGTTGATTTGCCTCGTCACTTTGGTGTTTTGCATGCTGCAATCGTCAAAGTGTCTCGTGCAAAGTGCAATCTCATTGGCCTGTGATTAAGGAAGAGTTGGTAAAGATTTCGAAACCTGAacgtaaaatatatattttttaaaactttgataCTACCTCATCACTCACGCTACCAGCTAACTTCGTGGTAATGCAAAGCTTGGTTAGCTGTGGCCACAGCCAAACGCCAAAGCTGGCCACTTCCTTAATTAGAGAGCCCAGCTCTAAGTTAGTGTAGACAAAAACCTGGTATAACTGAGTGGTTCCTTCGAAAAATGTGCTGAATATTGCAAACAATATGGGCAATGTAAAAGCTTTCCCCAATAAATTGATTAGAGCCATCGCTTCAAAGTACGACTCCATCAAAAGTGTTAAGTCGTCCGCTTCTTTGGAGCACTTTTTCATCCGATGCTTAATCATTTGAAGATCCATTTGAACCGTCAATAGGAAGGTGTCAAACATTATTACGTACAATTCACTAAGTACGCCACACGtagcaaaaatcatatcaactCCGATGCGAACCCAAGTTCGAGTCCATTTCGATGAGAAGATTTGCAAACCGGTTATAAATACAAAATAGTAAAACACACTTAAAAACATCCACACTTGTAAAAGCAAAACTATTCTACGACGTTTAAGATCGTTGGCAGGATTTGATTTTATCTTGCTTTGAACGGCAAGTATCGTGTTCATTGACTTTAGAATATACTTTGATTTAAGAATCGCATTTAGAACCATAACGTAGCTCCAAGCGAGTGCAGTTTCACTATCCATTATAACTAGCATGCCGAAAATGACTCCGTACAGTTCGACCCTGCTTTTGATCGAGCTTAGAACGTACCACTGGTATAAGATTGACAAAATTGTTATGAACGTTACATttataaaaatgatcaaatgtcGATTTTTAGCGTGCCGATATTTCGCAGTTCGTTTATCGAAATGGACCAATGTAATTGCGAGCAAATTTGTCACCGCCAAAATTGTTCTCAGAGGATCACTGTTGGCCATCGTGTTCCGAGTGTGGCTGCTTTCTGAAATGTGACATACCTGAATGGATCTGGATTCTCTttttatcatttgaaaaataatgagcAAAAATAGTGTGTCGTGgcattagtgttttttttaaataaatttcaataaattaatgtACCTTAATTTAATGGACACTATAACCGTGAAAACAGCTAAAAACATGTTCAACATTTGCAGTATACGACTGTAGAATAAATTAACTCACAACACTCATtaataaaaaagtcaaaaaaggtTTAAGAAACAAAAACTTGGAACACTTTTGTTTAAATTGCATAAGACAAATCTTCTTTCGGCCTTACATAAAATAAATCGCTCCAATTTTTTTCACgcgtgttaaaaaaaatcgccaagaaTTCCAcggcagtcgtt
Protein-coding sequences here:
- the LOC119766432 gene encoding gustatory and pheromone receptor 39a-like codes for the protein MPKANEIALCTRHFDDCSMQNTKVTRQINKFLLKNLHQKKKFSAYGFFDIDNSVIYTVFSSIVTYLVILIQFKQLENDFTNQNGGGNNTSST
- the LOC6041514 gene encoding LOW QUALITY PROTEIN: mediator of RNA polymerase II transcription subunit 12 (The sequence of the model RefSeq protein was modified relative to this genomic sequence to represent the inferred CDS: deleted 1 base in 1 codon) translates to MTPGRTTRMERSGATGYGMAGAGGSGLGGRSLSEDRRRFTGETIHSGQFMVSHFEAEGPEDEDDDDLGMQVVVEDVKPAIVDTVISNIISKRLVDSHMDSPSSSASSSSSLATAMMPTSMNAIVPLRPQSATRGGNMPSTELIRYAQKPLQLTSRYNSSQVEIDTDLSKVFNTLNVTYTQKLTSPKWNPFKGIRLRWKEKIRLNNVIWRCWHMQFIMKRRTLVCQFASPLDVDVHNTPQAILLEGKYWKRKCNVIKAEYKKWRRFYVNRALGATNIVDTTSELDFLEWSPSGNEFMITDNMSADTLLSTLAQYPFPDSREIARGAGRADFIQPSLGPLQPNFDDLMDLDLDFLNFPRLPPVPEEGSEDILKAIEYNYPSGSNQMNSSGSIQEITDAPGALSQQQQLPSNRPSGGGSNSVITGPLTAMSIGQQQQQQAPATIHYSAKVFSQNLNAGGAANAASSVQQQQLNNVLGSYLANQLVAANVPANTNPSEQSQQIGLLSGADELGKESKPKFSRAFPKILGREPHNYDKCAPTTHQTMAYAMVSQPNLSQNVLHNPYGYQLPQGGIIQMSGTPATQNLLNYNLLQQSQPSGPNPMNLSNTGMVGASNLQAMNAKLLTHSQSLPVQQNQQPNLQKPQPRSNSMPVAQNYPPISPPGGMQEPYKGSLHPTQTSSYKSYHNHQPQPYKIPSQTMGGYGGGSRSMRHASPPHGHQVQAAAIQQQQQQQPQQPCLEQSQQQLQDLQLQQQHQQQQQQQTSPQQKRLPPHPTKEMFRSNSLPINATFPLPPKNEENFAVPRLQSSKAPHPAKLRGRSNSMILKQQQQQQQQQGQMGISGTNLLPALHSTTSEPVLNVGTSALLAQLLTTTSASTLLNMKQHSSSSSAIGSLSPQQSHIAQQQQQKQQSQMCQQVSLGSPISPASSQLQLNQSSSHQQQQQQHSSVLTFAASTSSAGSSGGLSTESMALDLDSPMLGLEGNNSNSSSGSGVGNKFHQQQARSESQRRSGHIHAEQKRRYNIKNGFDMLHSLIPQLQQNPNAKLSKAAMLQKGAEYIKQLRVERSATNEKMDALRREIDTLNNSLNNLQTALPASGAPVSRQRTGRVKELYQQYVRQRTLDNWKFWIFGLIFEPLMNTFNQTVSVASLDEMCRSSQLWVDQHCSLVELRPAVSNKLRQLSTTTDILSDPPTSLQEEVLKAVATTMPALPGSSSSSRCGSNANSPKQGSSGMQTEPHSF